The nucleotide sequence CGTCGTCGGACAGATCCTCGAGGCCGACGCCCCGGGACTCCGCGGCCTTCACGAGCTCACCTGTGATCTCGTGCGCGTCGCGGAACGCCACACGGTGCTTCACGAGCCACTCGGCGACGTCGGTCGCGAGGGAGAACCCCTGCGGCGCGAGCTCGGCCATGCGCTCGGTGTCGAAGCGGAGGGTCGCGATCATGCCGGTGAACGCCGGCAGCAGCACCTCGAGGGTCTGCACCGAGTCGAAGACCGGCTCCTTGTCCTCCTGCAGGTCGCGGTTGTACGCGAGCGGCAGGCCCTTGAGGGTCGCGAGCAGGCCGGACAGGTTGCCGATGAGGCGGCCCGACTTGCCGCGCGCGAGCTCCGCGATGTCGGGGTTCTTCTTCTGCGGCATGATCGACGACCCGGTCGAGAACGAGTCGCTCAGAGTGACGAACCCGAACTCGCGCGTGTTCCAGAGGATGATCTCCTCGCTCAGCCGCGAGAGGTCGATGCCGACCTGCGCGAGCACGAACGCGAACTCGGCCACGACGTCGCGCGCTGCGGTGCCGTCGATCGAGTTCTCGGAGCTGCGCGCGAAGCCGAGGTCGCGGGCGACCGCGCCGGCGTCGAGGCCGAGCGTCGAGCCCGCGAGGGCACCGGATCCGTAGGGCGAGACGTCGGCGCGCGCATCCCAGTCGGCGAGGCGCTCGAGGTCGCGGACCAGAGGCCAGCAGTGCGCGAGCAGGTGGTGTGCGAGGAGCACGGGCTGCGCGTGCTGCAGGTGCGTGCGGCCCGGCATGATCGCGCCGCCCGCCGCCTCGGCCTGCGCGGCCAGCGCGTCGACCAGCTGCACGAGCATCGCGTGGATCACCGCGGCGTGGTCGCGGAGGTACATGCGGACGAGCGTCGCGATCTGGTCGTTGCGGCTGCGGCCCGCGCGGAGCTTGCCGCCGAGCTCGGTGCCCGCGATGTCCATGAGCCCGCGCTCGAGCGCGCCGTGCACGTCCTCGTCGGCCTCGGACGCGACGAGCGCGCCCGAGCGGACGCGGTCCTCGAGGGTGTCGAGCGCCTGCAGCATGGCCTGCCGCTCGGCGTCCGACAGGTAGCCCGCGGACGCGAGAGCACGGGCGTGCGCCCGGGATCCGGCGATGTCGTACGGCGCCAGCTGCCAGTCGAAGTGCGTCGAGCGGCTGAGCGCCACGAGCTCCGGCGACGGGCCGCCGGCGAAGCGGCCGCCCCAGAGGGCGCCCGCCTCGCCCGCGCGGGAGGACGGATCCGTGCTCTCGGTCATGCGGCTACTCCGCGGCGGGCGCGGGGTCGACCGCCAGCGCGGCCTGCTCGACCGCGAGGTCGCGACGCGCCGAGATCTTGCTCGGCAGCGACCACAGCTCGATGAAGCCCTTGGACAGCGACTGGTCGAACGTGTCGCCCGTGTCGTAGGTGGCCAGGTCGAAGTCGTACAGGCTCGACTCGCTGCGGCGGCCGGTGACGACCGCGCGTCCGCCGCGGAGCGTCATGCGGATGTCGCCGGAGACGTGGCGCTGCGAGTCCTCGATGAAGGCGTCGAGCGAGCGCTTGAGGCCGGAGAACCAGAGCCCGTCGTAGACGAGGTTCGCCCAGTCCTTCTCGACGCCGCGCTTGTAGCGGCCGAGGTCGCGCTCGATCGTGAGGCTCTCGAGCTCCTCGTGGGCCTCGATGAGCGTCATGGCGGCGGGAGCCTCGTAGACCTCGCGGCTCTTGATGCCGACCAGGCGGTCCTCGACGACGTCGATGCGGCCGATGCCGTGCGCGCCCGCGGCGGCGTTGAGCTCCTGGACGATGCGGAGCGGCGAGTAGCGCACGCCGTCGATCGCGACGGGGACGCCCGCCTCGAACGTGATGGTGACCTCGGTCGCCTCGCGCAGCACGTCGGGGTCCTGCGTGTACTCGTAGAGGTCCTCGATGGGGCCGTTCCACGGGTCCTCGAGGAAGCCGGTCTCGACCGCGCGGCCCCAGACGTTCTTGTCGATCGAGTAGGGGCTCTTCTTGCTCTGCTCGATGGGCAGGTCGTGCTCGTTCGCGTAGACGATGGCCTTGTCGCGCGTGAGCGCGAGGTCGCGGACCGGCGCGATCGAGGTGAGGTCGGGCGCGAGCGCGGCGACGGCGGCCTCGAAGCGCACCTGGTCGTTGCCCTTGCCGGTGCAGCCGTGCGCGACGCTGTTCGCGCCGAGCTCGTGGGCGACGCGCGCGAGGTGCTTGGCGATCAGCGGGCGGCTGAGGCCCGAGACCAGCGGGTAGCGCTTCTGGTAGAGGGCGTTGGCCTTGAGCGCGGGGACGATGTAGTCGTCCGCGAACTCGTCCTTCGCATCCACCACCACGGCCTCGACCGCGCCGCAGTCGAGCGCGCGCTGCCGGATGACCTCCATGTCCTCGCCGCCCTGGCCGACGTCGACCGCGAGGGCCACGACCTCCTTGCCGGTCGCGTCCTTGAGCCAGCCGATGCCGACCGAGGTGTCGAGTCCGCCGGAATATGCCAGTACCACGCGTTCGGCCATGCCGTTCTCCGTTTCGTTGCTGAGGTGTCTCGGGGTGTGGGGCTGCGTCAGGACTGGCGCAGGAGCCAGACGAGCAGCGCCTTCTGGGCGTGCAGGCGGTTCTCCGCCTCGTCCCAGACCACCGATCGCGGGCCGTCGATGACCTCGGAGGCCACCTCGTACTCGCGGTCGGCGGGAAGGCAGTGCAGGAAGATCGCGTCGTCGACCGCGTGATCCATGAGCTCGGTGGTGACCTGGTACGCGCCCAGCTCGGCGAGGCGCACGGCCTTCTCCTCCTCGCGGCCCATGGACACCCAGGTGTCGGTGATGACGACGTCGGCGCCGGTGACGGCCTCGACGGGATCGGCGAGGATCCGGACGGAGCCGCCCGTGGTCGCGGCGATGCGCTCGGCGTCGGCCACGACGTCCTCGGCGGGCACGTAGCCCGCGGGAGCGGCGATGCGCACGTGCATTCCGGCGGTGACGCCGCCGAGCAGGTAGGAGTGCGCCATGTTGCTCGCGCCGTCGCCGAGGAAGACGAGGGTCTGGCCGGCGAGGTCGCCGCGGTGCTCGCGGATGGTGAGCAGGTCGGCGAGGATCTGGCACGGGTGGAAGTCGTCGGACAGCGCGTTGACGACAGGGACCGTCGTGCCCGCGGCCATCTCCTCGAGGCCCGCCTGGCCGTAGGTGCGCCAGACGATGGCGGCGACCTGGCGCTCGAGCACGCGCGCGGTGTCGCTCGCGGTCTCCTTGCCGCCGAGCTGGCTGCTGGCGGTGCTGATGATGAGGGGGACACCGCCGAGGTCCGCGATGCCGACCGCGAAGGAGACGCGGGTGCGGGTGGAGGACTTGTCGAAGATCACCGCGACCGTCTGCGGGCCGGCGAGGGGGCGCTCGGACCAGCGCTCGCGCTTGAGCTGCACCGCCAGGTCGAGCACCTCGGACTGCTCGGCCGGGCTCAGGTCGTCGTCGCGCAGGAAGTGGCGGGTCATCGCATCGCTCGCTCTCGGGGGACTTGCGGATCGCTCAAGCCTAGGGGACGTGCGGGGGCGGATCCGTCGACGGGCACCCCCGCGCGGGGGTGCCCGCGGACGGATGCGGCGTGGGGCCAGGACCGTCGTGTCGGCCGGCCCCCGCCCGGGTCAGCGCAGGTGCGCCAGGGCGCGGCCGAACCGCTCGCGGAAGTCGCGCACCTCGTCGTCGCCCACGATGAGCGGCGGCGCGATGCGGAGGCTGCGCGCGTTCGGCGCGTTGATGATGAGCCCCTCGCCGAGCGCGGCGGCCGCGATGCGCCCGCCGTCCTCGTGGTGCAGGCCCACGCCGATGAGCAGCCCGCGGCCGCGCACCTCGGCGATGAGCGGGGAGGCCAGCCCGGTGATGGCCGCGCGGATCTCCTCGCCGCGGCGGGCGGCGTTCTCCACGAGCCCGGCGTCCTCGATCTCGGCCAGCACGGCGTTCCCCGCGGCGGTCGCGAGCGGGTTGCCGCCGAAGGTGGATCCGTGCTGGCCCTTCTGCAGCAGGTCGGCGGCCTCGTCGAACGCCACGAGCGCCCCGATGGGCACTCCGCCCGCGATGCCCTTGGCGATCGTGACCGCGTCCGGCCGGACGCCCTCGTGCTCGTACGCGAACCAGCGGCCCGTGCGCCCGACGCCGGTCTGGATCTCGTCGAGGATGAGCAGCGCCCCGTGCTCACGCGTGAGCTCGCGGGCGCGGCGGAGGAAGCCGGCGGGCAGGTCGACCACGCCGGCCTCGCCCTGGATCGGCTCGAGGATGAGCGCCTGGACGGTGTCGTCGATGGCCGCCTCGAGCGCCTCGAGGGTCGGCGCGATGTGCTCGACGCCGCCCGGCAGCGGGAGGAACGGCGCCTGCAGCGCGGGCTGGCCGGTGAGCGCGAGCGCGCCCATAGTGCGGCCGTGGAAGGAGCCCTGCAGCGTGATGACGCGCGTGCGATGCGCGGATCCGTTGCGCCGGGCGAGCTTGAACGCGGCCTCGTTCGCCTCGGCGCCCGAGTTGCCGAAGTAGACCCGGCCCGTGTCGCCCGCGCCGGTGATGCGGCGGAGGCGCTCGGCGAGCGCGATCTGCGGCGGCGTCGCGAAGTAGTTGGACACGTGGGCGAGCGTCGAGACCTGCTCGGTGACCGCGCGGATCAGCGCAGGGTGCGCGTGCCCGAGCGAGTTGACGGCGATGCCCGCGAGGAAGTCGAGGTACTCGCGGCCCGTCGAGTCCCACACGCGGCAGCCCTCGCCGCGCACCAGCATGGCGAGCGGCGGCGGGGAGGAGCGCATCATCGCGGCCTGGAAGCGGTCGGACCACTCGCTCTCGGTCTGGGTGGTGCGGCGCTCTGGCTGGGTCGTGGTCATGCGGGCACGACCTCCGTTCCGATTCCGTTCGTGGTGAAGATCTCGAGGAGCATCGAGTGCGGGATGCGGCCGTCGATGATCGCGGCCTTGGGCACTCCCCCGTCGACGGCTTCGAGGCATGCCGCCATCTTCGGGATCATGCCCGACTCGAGCGACGGCAGGAGCGCGCGGAGCTCGTCGGCGCGGATGTCCGAGACGAGCGACCCGCGGTCGGGCCAGTCGCGGTAGAGGCCCGCGACGTCGGTGAGGATCACGAGCTTCTCGGCGCCGAGGGCCACGGCGAGCGCGGCGGCCGCGGCGTCCGCGTTGACGTTGAGGGAGACGGCGGGGTCGTGCTCGTCGGGCGCGATGGAGGAGACGACGGGGATGCGGCCGGCGTCGAGCTGCGCGAGGACGGCCGTGGGATCCACCGCCACGACGTCCCCGACGAGGCCGAGGTCGACGTCGACGCCGTCGACCACGGCGCCACGACGGCGGCCCGTGAAGAGCCCGGCGTCCTCGCCGGAGACGGCGGCCGCGAGCGGGCCGTGCGCGTTGATACCCCGCACGACGTCGCGGCTGACCTGCCCGGTGAGCACCATGCGCACGACCTCGAGCACCTCGGGCGTGGTGACGCGGTATCCCCCGCGGAACTCGCTCTCGATGCCGAGGCGGGTGAGCATCGCGCTGATCTGCGGACCGCCGCCGTGGACGACGACCGGTCGGAGCCCCGCGTATCGCAGGTACACGACGTCCTCGGCGAAGGTGCGCGTGAGCTCCTCGTCGACCATGGCGTTGCCGCCGAACTTCACGACCACTATGCGGTCGTGGAAGCGCTGCAGCCACGACAGCGACTCGATGAGCGTCGCGGCCTTCGACTCGGCCTGCGCCTGGTCGAGGTCGGCGGCGTCCTGCGTGATGGCGGTCACGTCCGTCCCGTCTGCGTCGCCCATCAGCTGGCGTACGCGCTGTTCTCGTGCACGTAGTCGTGCGTGAGGTCGTTGGTGAGGATGGTCGCCGTCGCGTCGCCCGCGTGCAGGTCGATGAGCACGTGCACGGCGCGCGGGTGCAGGTCGACCAGGTCGCGGCTCTCGTGCGGCTCGCCCGCGCGGCACACCTCGACGCCGTTGATGGCGACGTCGATGCCGTAGGGGTCGAACTCCGCGCCGGTCGTGCCCACGGCGGCCAGCACGCGGCCCCAGTTGGGGTCGTTGCCGAAGACCGCGGCCTTGAAGAGGTTGCTGCGCGCGACCGCGCGGCCGACCTCGACGGCGTCGTCGTCGGACGCCGCGTGCACGACCTCGATGGCGATGTCGTGGGAGGCGCCCTCGGCGTCGGCCTGCAGCTGCTCGGCGAGGTCCGCGCACACCGCGGTGAGCGCCGCCTGGAACTCCTCGGCGTCGGGCACGACGCCGGATGCTGCGGAGGCGAGGAGCGTGACCTGGTCGTTGGTCGACATGCAGCCGTCCGAGTCGAGCCGGTCGAACGTGACGCGCGTGGACTCGCGGAGCGCGGCGTCGAGCGCAGCGGAGTCGAGGTCGGCGTCGGTGGTGATCACCACGAGCATGGTGGCGAGCCCCGGCGCGAGCATGCCCGCGCCCTTGGCCATCCCGCCCACGGTCCAGCCCGCGTCGGAGGTGCTGGCCGACTGCTTGGGCTTCGTGTCGGTGGTCATGATGGCGCGGGCCGCGTCGTCACCCCCGCCGTCGGCGAGCACGACGGCGACGCGGGCGACCCCGTCCTCGAGCTTCTCGAGCGGGAGCTGCTCGCCGATGAGGCCCGTGCTGCAGACGAGCACGTCGCCGCTGGAGACGTCGAGCGCGCGGCCGACCGCCTCGGCGGTGGCGTGCGTGACCTGGAAGCCGCGGGATCCGGTGTAGCAGTTCGCGCCGCCGGAGTTGAGCACGACGGCGCTCACCCGGCCGTCGCCGATGACCTGGCGCGACCAGAGGATCGGGTTCGCCTGGCAGCGGTTGCTGGTGAAGACCGCGGCGGCCGCCTGCGACGGGCCCGTGTTGCGGACGAGGGCGACGTCGAGCGCGCCCGTGGACTTGAGGCCCGCGGCGACCCCTCCGGCGACGAAGCCGCGTGCGGCGGTGACGCTCACGGGGCGACCCCGTTCACCGGGAGGCCCATGGCCTCGGGCAGCCCGAGCGCGATGTTGGCCGACTGGATCGCCGCGCCCGCCGTGCCCTTGACCAGGTTGTCGATGGCCGTGACCGTGATCACGCGGCCCGCGGCCTCGTCGATCGCGATGCCCACGAGCGCCGTGTTGGATCCCGTGACGTCGGACACGTTCGGGAAGGACCCCTCCGGCAGCAGGTGGACGAACGGCTCGTCGGCGTAGGCGAGCTCCCATGCCGCGCGCACGTCGTGCGCGGAGAAGCCGGGGGCGAGGCGCGCGGTGGCCGTGGCGAGGATCCCGCGGGCCATCGGCACGAGCACGGGCGTGAACGAGACGCTCACGTGCCCGCCGCCCGCCGTCTCGAGGTTCTGTCGGATCTCCGGGGTGTGGCGGTGGGTGCCGCCGACCGCATAGGCGCTCGCGGATCCGAGGATCTCGCTGGCCAGCAGGTTCGTGCGGAGCGACCGCCCCGCGCCGGACGGGCCGACGGCCAGCACCGCGACGATGTCCTCCGGCTCGATGACGCCCGCGCGGATGCCCGGCTGGAGGCCGAGCGTGATGGCGGTGACGTTGCAGCCCGGGACGGCGATGCGCTTCACGCCCGACAGGCGCGTGCGCTGGGTGCCGCCCTCCTCCGCGTGCAGCAGCTCGGGCAGGCCGTACGGCCAGGCGCCCGCGAAGTCGCCGCCGTAGAACGCGTCCCACGCGGCCTCGTCGACGAGCCGGTGGTCGGCGCCGCAGTCGACCACGAGGGTCTGGTCGTCGAGCTCGGCCGTGATGGCGCCCGACTTGCCGTGCGGCAGAGCGAGGAAGACCACGTCATGGCCGGCCAGCTGCTCGGCCGTCGTCTCGACGAAGGTGCGGTCGGCGTACGAGGTGAGGTGCGGGTGCACCTGACGCAGACGCTCGCCCGCGTTCTGGAATGCGGTGAGCGTCTGGACCTCGAGGCGCGGGTGGTCGGCGAGCAGGCGGAGGAGCTCCCCGCCCGCGTAGCCGCTGGCGCCCGCGACGGCGACTGAGAATGACATGCCTCAAATCTAGTGCCGGTGCCGGAGGGGTCCCGCCGGGCGGGCACCCGCAGACGCACGCGTGGGCGGACCCTCCCTGGGGAGGAGTCCGCCCGCGTGGACGGCCGTGCCGCGACCGCCGCGGCGGCTGCGCCTACTCCCTGAGCGCCGCGCCGAACCGATCGGCGGCCAGCCGCACTGATCCGTCACGGGCCTCGCTCGCCTCGGCCGCCGTCAGCGTGCGGTCGGGAGCGCGGAAGCGGAGCGCGAACGTGAGCGAGCGCGTGCCGTCCTCGACGCCGGGACCGCGGTAGTCGTCCACGAGCCGGGCGGACTCGA is from Clavibacter sp. A6099 and encodes:
- the argH gene encoding argininosuccinate lyase, which gives rise to MTESTDPSSRAGEAGALWGGRFAGGPSPELVALSRSTHFDWQLAPYDIAGSRAHARALASAGYLSDAERQAMLQALDTLEDRVRSGALVASEADEDVHGALERGLMDIAGTELGGKLRAGRSRNDQIATLVRMYLRDHAAVIHAMLVQLVDALAAQAEAAGGAIMPGRTHLQHAQPVLLAHHLLAHCWPLVRDLERLADWDARADVSPYGSGALAGSTLGLDAGAVARDLGFARSSENSIDGTAARDVVAEFAFVLAQVGIDLSRLSEEIILWNTREFGFVTLSDSFSTGSSIMPQKKNPDIAELARGKSGRLIGNLSGLLATLKGLPLAYNRDLQEDKEPVFDSVQTLEVLLPAFTGMIATLRFDTERMAELAPQGFSLATDVAEWLVKHRVAFRDAHEITGELVKAAESRGVGLEDLSDDDLRAVSPHLVPEVREVLSIEGSVASRDGVGGTARVRVDEQRGELVRRVAELRARADAAAERRAAASGEASA
- a CDS encoding argininosuccinate synthase; the encoded protein is MAERVVLAYSGGLDTSVGIGWLKDATGKEVVALAVDVGQGGEDMEVIRQRALDCGAVEAVVVDAKDEFADDYIVPALKANALYQKRYPLVSGLSRPLIAKHLARVAHELGANSVAHGCTGKGNDQVRFEAAVAALAPDLTSIAPVRDLALTRDKAIVYANEHDLPIEQSKKSPYSIDKNVWGRAVETGFLEDPWNGPIEDLYEYTQDPDVLREATEVTITFEAGVPVAIDGVRYSPLRIVQELNAAAGAHGIGRIDVVEDRLVGIKSREVYEAPAAMTLIEAHEELESLTIERDLGRYKRGVEKDWANLVYDGLWFSGLKRSLDAFIEDSQRHVSGDIRMTLRGGRAVVTGRRSESSLYDFDLATYDTGDTFDQSLSKGFIELWSLPSKISARRDLAVEQAALAVDPAPAAE
- the argF gene encoding ornithine carbamoyltransferase, encoding MTRHFLRDDDLSPAEQSEVLDLAVQLKRERWSERPLAGPQTVAVIFDKSSTRTRVSFAVGIADLGGVPLIISTASSQLGGKETASDTARVLERQVAAIVWRTYGQAGLEEMAAGTTVPVVNALSDDFHPCQILADLLTIREHRGDLAGQTLVFLGDGASNMAHSYLLGGVTAGMHVRIAAPAGYVPAEDVVADAERIAATTGGSVRILADPVEAVTGADVVITDTWVSMGREEEKAVRLAELGAYQVTTELMDHAVDDAIFLHCLPADREYEVASEVIDGPRSVVWDEAENRLHAQKALLVWLLRQS
- a CDS encoding acetylornithine transaminase: MTTTQPERRTTQTESEWSDRFQAAMMRSSPPPLAMLVRGEGCRVWDSTGREYLDFLAGIAVNSLGHAHPALIRAVTEQVSTLAHVSNYFATPPQIALAERLRRITGAGDTGRVYFGNSGAEANEAAFKLARRNGSAHRTRVITLQGSFHGRTMGALALTGQPALQAPFLPLPGGVEHIAPTLEALEAAIDDTVQALILEPIQGEAGVVDLPAGFLRRARELTREHGALLILDEIQTGVGRTGRWFAYEHEGVRPDAVTIAKGIAGGVPIGALVAFDEAADLLQKGQHGSTFGGNPLATAAGNAVLAEIEDAGLVENAARRGEEIRAAITGLASPLIAEVRGRGLLIGVGLHHEDGGRIAAAALGEGLIINAPNARSLRIAPPLIVGDDEVRDFRERFGRALAHLR
- the argB gene encoding acetylglutamate kinase, which gives rise to MTAITQDAADLDQAQAESKAATLIESLSWLQRFHDRIVVVKFGGNAMVDEELTRTFAEDVVYLRYAGLRPVVVHGGGPQISAMLTRLGIESEFRGGYRVTTPEVLEVVRMVLTGQVSRDVVRGINAHGPLAAAVSGEDAGLFTGRRRGAVVDGVDVDLGLVGDVVAVDPTAVLAQLDAGRIPVVSSIAPDEHDPAVSLNVNADAAAAALAVALGAEKLVILTDVAGLYRDWPDRGSLVSDIRADELRALLPSLESGMIPKMAACLEAVDGGVPKAAIIDGRIPHSMLLEIFTTNGIGTEVVPA
- the argJ gene encoding bifunctional glutamate N-acetyltransferase/amino-acid acetyltransferase ArgJ, with amino-acid sequence MSVTAARGFVAGGVAAGLKSTGALDVALVRNTGPSQAAAAVFTSNRCQANPILWSRQVIGDGRVSAVVLNSGGANCYTGSRGFQVTHATAEAVGRALDVSSGDVLVCSTGLIGEQLPLEKLEDGVARVAVVLADGGGDDAARAIMTTDTKPKQSASTSDAGWTVGGMAKGAGMLAPGLATMLVVITTDADLDSAALDAALRESTRVTFDRLDSDGCMSTNDQVTLLASAASGVVPDAEEFQAALTAVCADLAEQLQADAEGASHDIAIEVVHAASDDDAVEVGRAVARSNLFKAAVFGNDPNWGRVLAAVGTTGAEFDPYGIDVAINGVEVCRAGEPHESRDLVDLHPRAVHVLIDLHAGDATATILTNDLTHDYVHENSAYAS
- the argC gene encoding N-acetyl-gamma-glutamyl-phosphate reductase, which codes for MSFSVAVAGASGYAGGELLRLLADHPRLEVQTLTAFQNAGERLRQVHPHLTSYADRTFVETTAEQLAGHDVVFLALPHGKSGAITAELDDQTLVVDCGADHRLVDEAAWDAFYGGDFAGAWPYGLPELLHAEEGGTQRTRLSGVKRIAVPGCNVTAITLGLQPGIRAGVIEPEDIVAVLAVGPSGAGRSLRTNLLASEILGSASAYAVGGTHRHTPEIRQNLETAGGGHVSVSFTPVLVPMARGILATATARLAPGFSAHDVRAAWELAYADEPFVHLLPEGSFPNVSDVTGSNTALVGIAIDEAAGRVITVTAIDNLVKGTAGAAIQSANIALGLPEAMGLPVNGVAP